One segment of Solanum stenotomum isolate F172 chromosome 1, ASM1918654v1, whole genome shotgun sequence DNA contains the following:
- the LOC125854897 gene encoding agamous-like MADS-box protein AGL80 — MVRKKVKLAFIENNTERRVSYRKRQKGFLTKARELNTLCDVELATLVNNPYHNEPEVFPNHEVATRIFTKFIDLPEEKKSKNMKTLEKITTKRIEKIEKELEKVRKENKKMEYTNQMYGLLNGEEMPNSRHPEDLNDLCYVINKKLKLINDGIKAKTHEEGSTSNTPQPIAGPMDSGGTSFEMPWAPLLAPVDSPVLSEIPLLVSSTIPSGTNFERPIAPLNLVRDITPTSMVPLTAPLMVLSNAPAQMPQFIFPLRNPPQMVPLMDLSKVPSLLSSQRYPEMAYPILPTTMAYPMPSPMITPPIMSNLVFPPTAPQIDPLMNIPSMSASVPMDNNVDGSLSIPRSPSFSELLSLNDDEIMTLLDDTSFNINVQDPNHHHNNNL, encoded by the coding sequence ATGGTTAGAAAGAAAGTGAAGTTGGCTTTCATTGAAAATAACACTGAGAGGAGAGTCTCATATAGAAAACGACAAAAGGGATTTTTAACCAAGGCTCGTGAACTCAACACCCTTTGCGATGTTGAATTGGCTACCTTAGTCAATAACCCTTACCACAATGAACCTGAGGTGTTTCCAAATCATGAAGTTGCTACCAGGATCTTTACAAAGTTTATCGATCTTCCAGAGGAGAAGAAATCAAAAAACATGAAAACACTAGAAAAGATAACCACGAAAAGGATCGAGAAAATTGAGAAGGaacttgagaaggtaaggaaggaaaacaagaaaatgGAGTATACAAACCAGATGTATGGATTGTTGAATGGTGAAGAGATGCCCAATAGTAGGCACCCAGAAGATCTCAACGATCTCTGTTATGTGATCAATAAAAAACTCAAACTGATAAATGATGGGATCAAAGCAAAAACTCATGAAGAAGGTTCTACATCAAATACTCCTCAACCTATTGCTGGACCGATGGATTCTGGTGGGACCAGCTTCGAGATGCCATGGGCTCCTCTTTTGGCCCCTGTTGATTCTCCAGTACTATCCGAGATTCCTCTTTTGGTTTCATCTACTATACCTAGTGGGACCAACTTCGAGAGGCCAATAGCTCCTCTTAATTTGGTTCGTGATATAACTCCAACATCAATGGTTCCTCTGACGGCTCCATTGATGGTTCTTTCAAACGCTCCTGCTCAAATGCCTCAATTCATCTTCCCTTTGAGGAATCCTCCTCAAATGGTTCCACTTATGGATCTTTCGAAGGTTCCTTCTTTGTTATCTTCACAAAGGTATCCTGAAATGGCCTATCCAATCCTTCCAACAACAATGGCTTATCCAATGCCTTCACCGATGATTACTCCTCCAATAATGTCTAATTTAGTGTTTCCTCCAACGGCACCACAAATAGACCCTTTGATGAATATCCCCTCCATGAGTGCATCAGTGCCAATGGATAACAATGTTGATGGCTCATTAAGCATTCCACGGAGTCCTTCATTTTCTGAGTTACTGAGTTTGAATGATGATGAGATAATGACTTTACTTGATGATACATCATTCAACATTAATGTACAAGATCCAAATCACCACCACAACAACAACTTGTAA